One Halobacterium wangiae genomic window, AGATACGCGGCGTCGTACCCAAAATGTAAATACGACTCCCCCGTTGGTTACGACAAGCAATGGGGGACCACGTGGACGCGGAGGCATTCTCGAACGAACTCGCTGCACTGAAGCGAGACGGCTGCAACGTGCTGGTCGTCAGCGACGCGCCGGGTCGGGGGCCGGCCTGCGAGCGACTGCTCGGTGCACCGGAACTCGACCGCAGTCACGTCTTCGTCACCACGTCCTCGGACGTGTCCACGGTCCTCGACCGTCACCGGCCTCGCCGCACGGACGCTGGCTCCTTCGGCGTCGTCGACGCGACGCCGGCCACCGGCACGCGTTCGGCCGCGGCGTCGACGCCCGCTACGGACGCACCGACGCTCGGTACCGCCGGCACCGCGGACGTCGAGGACTGGTACGACCGCGTCGACGACCTCACGGACTTCGACGCGCTGTTCGCCGCGACGAAACGCACGCTCGACCGCGTCGCCGTCGACGCCGACGGCCCCGGCGGCCTCCGCTTCTGCCTCGACGGCCTCGACCCCCTCTTCGGCGCCGTCGAGGGGGCAGACGGCGTGGACGAAGAGGCGCTGTTCCGGTTCCTCCACCTGCTGTCGAGTGCGGTCCGCCAGGTCGACGGGATGGGACACTTCCACGCCTCCGCGAGCGTCGACGACGACCACCTCGCCACCGTCGAGCCGCTGTTCGACGCCACGCTGTCCATCGAGACCACGGCGTCGGGCACCGTCCAGCAGCGCTGGCGGCTCCACGAGTCCGGTCGTGTCACCGACTGGTTCGAGTTCTAGTCGGCCGTCCAGGTACCCCAGCCGTCAGTCTGCGGCCGCCGCCGTCTCCGCTCCTGCCATCGTCTCGTCACAGACCCAGAGGTCGCCGAACAGCTCGTCCTGTTCGAGCGTCACGGCGCCCCGGTGGGCCAGAAAGAGCAACGCGAGGAACGTCTCCACGCGCGAGCCGCCGGTATCCGCGATCTCCTCGTACAGCACTTCCGTGCGCCCGGAGCCGTACTGCTCGGTGAGCGCGGCCTCGACGTCCTCGATTGTCGCCTCGATGTCCTCCTCGTGGGCGTTGCCGAGGGCCTCGGCCTGCGTCGGCTCGTCGTCCATCCGGAAGTCGTCGCCCGAGTGGTAGTCCAGCTCCTGGACGCCGCGGCGGAACCCCTGGGGCGAGTCGGAGGTGTCGTACTCGCGGGACTCCTTCCACCACGTCCCGCGCTCGGCCTGCCTGAGGTCCCGGACTAGCTCCTCCAGCGTCTCCGGGTTGCCGCGGGCGTGCTTGCGCTCCAGGCGGCGGTCCATCTCCGCCTCGAGGGCGTTCACGGGGTCGTAGGACGGCGCGCCCTCGGCCTCCTCGGGTGGCGCCTCCCAGGGCGCGCGCTCCGGCAGGTCGTCCTCGGGCTCGTCGTCCTGGCCGATGTCGAGCATCGCGTCGCTCTTCATCCGCAGCAGGACGCTCGCGTAGAACAGCGCGCGGCCTGAGGTCCGCAGGTCGGCCTCGTCGAGCGCCGCGAGAAACTTGTCCGTGACCGCGACGATGTCGATGTCCCACGGCTCGATCTCGCCGTTCTTCGCCAGCTGGACGAGCAGTTCGACCGGCTCGACCTCGTCGTCCTCGGGGTTCGGCTCCGGACTCGCGGGCGACTCCGCGATCAGCTCCTCGGCGCTGTCCGGCGTGTCGCTACCCGCTGTATCGCCCTCCTCACTGTCGCTGTCTTCGTCGGCCTCGCGCTCCCGCTTGCGCTCCTCGTGGCCGGTGATGTCGAGTGGAATCTCTCCATCAGTCATTCGCTATCGCCCCCTGCGCGGAGAGGTCGATGCCGGTGACCACGCTGCGGTTGTCCGACTGCATCGTCACCCCGATGGCGCGCTCCGAGCGGTCGAGCATCGCCGACCGGTGGCTCACCACGACGAACTGCGCGTCGCCAGCGAGCTCGTCGACGAGCTCGCCGACGCGGTCGGCGTTCACCGCGTCGAGGAACGCGTCCACCTCGTCGAGCGCGTAGAACGGCGCCGGGTTGTGTCGCTGGATGGCGAAGATGAAGGATAGGGCAGTCAGTGACTTCTCGCCGCCGCTCATCGCGTCGAGGCGCTGGACAGGCTTGTCCGCTGGCTGGGCCTTCATCGTCAGGCCGCCCTCGAAGGGGTCCTCGGGGTCCTCCAGTTCGAGTTCGCCAGTCCCGGCGGAGAGCCGCGAGAAGATGCGCTGGAACTGCTCGTTGATTGCGTCGAAGGAGTCCATGAACGTCGACTTCTTCTGCTCGTCGAAGCGAGCGATGCGGTCCTGGATGCCGTCGCGCTCCTCGACGAGCGTCTCGCGCTTGCCCTCCAGGTCATCGAGGTCCGCCTCGACCTCGTCGTACTCCTCGATGGCGAGCATGTTGACGGGTTCGAGGGCGTCCATCCGGCGTTCGAGGCGCTGGACGTTCTCCTCGACCTCGTCGAGGTCCGGGATCTCCTCGGGGTCGTAGTCGCCGACCGCATCATCCAGTTCCTCGATCTCCTCCTCGAGGCGGGCCTCCGCCCGGCGCAGGCTCTCGAGGCGGTTCTGTACCTTCTCGACCTCGTTGGCCTGCTCGTCGCGGGCCGACTTCGCCTCGCGGAGGTCCGCTTTCAGGTCCTCGCGCTCGCCCTTGAGCTCCGTCAGCTCCTCCTCGAGTTCGGCGACTGCCTCCTCTTTGTCCTCGAGGACGTCCTCCTTGGCCTCGATCTGTTCCTCGAGTTCGCCGATGCGCTCCTGCTGTTCGGCCTTCCGGTTCTGGGCGTCCTCGATGTCGTCGTGGAGGTCCTCGACGGCGTCCTCGGCGTACTCCTTCTCCAGCTGGAGGCTGTTCAGCTCGCCGTCGAGTTCGTCGATACGGGACTCCAGGTCGTCGATGTCCCCCTGGATCTCCTCCTTCTGGGCGGTGAGGTCGGGGATGCGGGAGTCCGTGAGTTCGGCCTCCAGCTCCTCGATGTCGGCCTCCACGTCCGCGATGACCGACTTCTGCTCGTCGATGTCGGCCTCGATGGACTGCATCTTCTCGTCGACCTCCTCTCGCTCGCCCCGCAACTCCTCGATGCGTTCCTCCAGCCGATCGATGTCCGACTCGGCCTCGGCGCGCTCGTTCTCGGCCTGCTCGATGTCGTTCTGGATGGAGCGCACCTGGTCGGTGGCGTCCTGGCGCCTGTCGCGGGCGTCGTCGAGGCGCTGGTCGATGTCCCGGACGTCCTCGCGGACGCTCTCGCGCTCGTCCTGGAGGCGCTGGATGCGCTCGGCGACCCGCTCCAGTTGCCCCTTCCCGGACTTCGAGAAGGAGTACCGCGAGCCCGACCGACTGCCGCCTGTCATCGCGCCGGACTTCTCGACGAGGTCGCCGTCCAGCGTGACGAGGCGGTAGTCGCCCATCAGGTCCCGCGCCGTCTCCATGTCCTCGACGACGAGCGTGTCGCCCAGGACGTACGAGAAGACGGCCGCGTACTGGCTGTCGAAGTCGACGAGGTTGTACGCGAAGTCCACGACGCCCGGCATACCGGGCGCGCTCGGCAGCGAGCGGTTCTGCATCTTCGTGATGGGGAGGAAGGTGGCGCGGCCCGCGTTGCGCTGCTTGAGGTACTCGATGCAGCGTTGCCCGACGCCGTCGTCGTCCACCACCACGTTCGCCAGCCGTCCGCCCGCGGCCGTCTCACACGCCGTCGCGTACTGCTCGCTGACGCCGCCAAGCTGGCCGACCGTGCCGTGGACGCCGTCCTGCTCGCTGTTCAGAATCGTCGTCACGGCCTTCCCGTAGGAGCTGTCCCCGGACTGGTCGGCCTGCGCCTCGAGGCGCGCGTACTCCTCCTGGGCAGCCGAGAGGTCGTCCTCGACGTCCGCGAGGTCGTCCTGCCGCCGGGACTTCTCGTCCTTGAGGTCCTCGACGACGTCGACGATCTGCTCGCGGTTGCGCTTGGCCTTCGTCAACTCGTTCTCCAGGTCGTCGAGGGTCGCGTCGAGTTCCGGGAGTTTCTCGCGGGCCGCCTCGAGTTCCTCCTCGGCCTCGCTGACCTCGTTCGAGCGGCGCCGTGCCTCGTCGAGCAGGCGGTCCTGCTCGCGCTGGAGTTCGTTGCGCTCGCTCCTGGCGTCTTCCAGTCGCTCCTTGCTCTCCGCGAGGTCGGCCTTCAGCTCGTCGAACTCCGTGTCGACGGACTCGATCTCCGCCTCGACGTCCGCGAGTTCCGCCTCCTTCTCCTGGACGTCGGCCTTCAGCGACGCCTTCTCGACCTTGTGCTCGCGGATGTCGTCGTCGAGGTCGTCGATCTGCTCCTGCTTGCGGTCGATCTCGACGAACGACTGGCGGCGCTCGTTCTCGGCGTCCTGGATGCGCTCCTCGCAGGTCTCGACCTTGTCCTCCAGCCGCGAGATGTCGCCCTTGATCTCCTCCATCTCGCGTTTGATCTCGAGCTGTTCGTCCTCGCCCTTCCGCTCGATCTCGGCGTTCAGGTCCTCGAGGTCCTCCTCTAGGCGCACGACCTTCCCGCGGCGCTCGTCGAGTTCCTCCTGGAGCTCGTCGAGTTCGTCCTCGCGGTCGGCGGCGTCGGCACGCGTCGCCTCGAGGTCGCTGCGCTTCTCCTCGAGTTCCGCGGCCTTCGCGTAGCTCTCGTACTCCTGTTTCTCGTCGCGCAGCCCCTTGTACTCGAGCGCCGTCTCCCGCTCGTCGGCGAGCTGGTCGAGGCGCTCGTGTTTCTCCTCGATGCGGAGGTCGGCCTCGTTGATGCGCTCCTCGACGACCTCCATCTCCTCGAAGGCGTCGGCCTTCTTCGCGTCGAACTCCGCGACGCCCGCAATCTCGTCGACGATCTCGCGGCGCTCGCCCGCGGTCATGTTGATGATGCCGGTGACGTCGCCCTGCATCACGACGTTGTACCCCTCCGGGGCGACCCCGGCCTGCGCGAGCAGGTCCCGGATGTCCGAGAGGTTCACCGACCGCTCGTTGAGGTAGTAGTAGGAGTAGTAGTTGTCCTCGGTGCGCTTCACGCGGCGCTTCACGGTCACCGTCTCGACGTCGCCGATGTTCTCGGACCCGGCGGCCGTCTCGACCTGTGAGCGCGTCAGCGTGTCGTCCTCGTTGTTCAACACGACCTCGACGCTGGCCTCCTTCGGGCCGGCGGTCTCGCCCTCACCTTCGTGGGCCGGGTTGTAGATGAGGTCCGTCAGCTTCTCCGCGCGCATCCCCGACGTGCGGGCCAGCCCCAGCGAGAAGAGCACGGCGTCGATGATGTTGGACTTCCCGGAGCCGTTCGGCCCGCTGATGGTGGTGAAGTCCTCGTAGAAGGGGATCCTCGTCGTGCCGCCGAAGCTCTTGAAGTTCTGGAGGACGATTTCGTCGATGTACATTGAAGCGGGTCGGCCTCAGGCGACGATGATGCCGTCGAGTTCCGACTCCTCGTTGTCCCCAGACTGACTCTGGCCACTCTTAGTCGCTTCGCCTCCGTCGGCGTCCTCGGAG contains:
- a CDS encoding DUF7504 family protein, producing the protein MGDHVDAEAFSNELAALKRDGCNVLVVSDAPGRGPACERLLGAPELDRSHVFVTTSSDVSTVLDRHRPRRTDAGSFGVVDATPATGTRSAAASTPATDAPTLGTAGTADVEDWYDRVDDLTDFDALFAATKRTLDRVAVDADGPGGLRFCLDGLDPLFGAVEGADGVDEEALFRFLHLLSSAVRQVDGMGHFHASASVDDDHLATVEPLFDATLSIETTASGTVQQRWRLHESGRVTDWFEF
- a CDS encoding segregation/condensation protein A, translating into MTDGEIPLDITGHEERKREREADEDSDSEEGDTAGSDTPDSAEELIAESPASPEPNPEDDEVEPVELLVQLAKNGEIEPWDIDIVAVTDKFLAALDEADLRTSGRALFYASVLLRMKSDAMLDIGQDDEPEDDLPERAPWEAPPEEAEGAPSYDPVNALEAEMDRRLERKHARGNPETLEELVRDLRQAERGTWWKESREYDTSDSPQGFRRGVQELDYHSGDDFRMDDEPTQAEALGNAHEEDIEATIEDVEAALTEQYGSGRTEVLYEEIADTGGSRVETFLALLFLAHRGAVTLEQDELFGDLWVCDETMAGAETAAAAD
- the smc gene encoding chromosome segregation protein SMC; the protein is MYIDEIVLQNFKSFGGTTRIPFYEDFTTISGPNGSGKSNIIDAVLFSLGLARTSGMRAEKLTDLIYNPAHEGEGETAGPKEASVEVVLNNEDDTLTRSQVETAAGSENIGDVETVTVKRRVKRTEDNYYSYYYLNERSVNLSDIRDLLAQAGVAPEGYNVVMQGDVTGIINMTAGERREIVDEIAGVAEFDAKKADAFEEMEVVEERINEADLRIEEKHERLDQLADERETALEYKGLRDEKQEYESYAKAAELEEKRSDLEATRADAADREDELDELQEELDERRGKVVRLEEDLEDLNAEIERKGEDEQLEIKREMEEIKGDISRLEDKVETCEERIQDAENERRQSFVEIDRKQEQIDDLDDDIREHKVEKASLKADVQEKEAELADVEAEIESVDTEFDELKADLAESKERLEDARSERNELQREQDRLLDEARRRSNEVSEAEEELEAAREKLPELDATLDDLENELTKAKRNREQIVDVVEDLKDEKSRRQDDLADVEDDLSAAQEEYARLEAQADQSGDSSYGKAVTTILNSEQDGVHGTVGQLGGVSEQYATACETAAGGRLANVVVDDDGVGQRCIEYLKQRNAGRATFLPITKMQNRSLPSAPGMPGVVDFAYNLVDFDSQYAAVFSYVLGDTLVVEDMETARDLMGDYRLVTLDGDLVEKSGAMTGGSRSGSRYSFSKSGKGQLERVAERIQRLQDERESVREDVRDIDQRLDDARDRRQDATDQVRSIQNDIEQAENERAEAESDIDRLEERIEELRGEREEVDEKMQSIEADIDEQKSVIADVEADIEELEAELTDSRIPDLTAQKEEIQGDIDDLESRIDELDGELNSLQLEKEYAEDAVEDLHDDIEDAQNRKAEQQERIGELEEQIEAKEDVLEDKEEAVAELEEELTELKGEREDLKADLREAKSARDEQANEVEKVQNRLESLRRAEARLEEEIEELDDAVGDYDPEEIPDLDEVEENVQRLERRMDALEPVNMLAIEEYDEVEADLDDLEGKRETLVEERDGIQDRIARFDEQKKSTFMDSFDAINEQFQRIFSRLSAGTGELELEDPEDPFEGGLTMKAQPADKPVQRLDAMSGGEKSLTALSFIFAIQRHNPAPFYALDEVDAFLDAVNADRVGELVDELAGDAQFVVVSHRSAMLDRSERAIGVTMQSDNRSVVTGIDLSAQGAIAND